In Candidatus Contubernalis alkalaceticus, the following proteins share a genomic window:
- a CDS encoding right-handed parallel beta-helix repeat-containing protein translates to MGKIPGPPGPPGPPGPPGPTAITDYAYIFNQTDQVVEPGENINFDSNGIILGSIGHLVGEENIFLSTPGDYMVTFSVTGADVNQFALFLDDTLVPGTIYGSGDTDQQNTGQVIISISNPNPSVLNLRNHTSETRVALQSAQGGSETNVTAAIYIQRLNERTSINVSTSLELLAALQDPDISIINLEPGSYDLSGDSAVMRTTAVLLQSIAPGAEIHFAVDQDLTFITIGSNVTLNVNTIYNATQLMFFPTIDDALAAADPFDEILLFPETYIQATQIQITQPLTLRGFSASSTIIEFDSSLVVSLRIASDNVTIENLHLIGPTMPAGDNWLFEIALKAFPSDFYDNITISSCIVEGGRRNAFIYVSNLSIVGCTFIHTGNRNSLNIVATQGYTLIARNTFQGGASSLASITYETGGNEITSGTIIIRDNIMNRHSQFVLFNTALWGDIDQLLVKGNQIDHQDRSGSSVIFLPFADFNQFDTIFIENNGIVNPNINRLAVLLDYRFGAPTGVPNFEQIKVFLNSFNIAEPWGGPGFTVDPNYPIGFSDVGAPPGLTLDVFEVVGNTVIF, encoded by the coding sequence ATGGGTAAAATTCCAGGACCACCAGGACCACCAGGACCACCAGGACCACCAGGACCGACAGCTATTACAGACTATGCCTATATATTCAATCAAACGGATCAAGTTGTTGAACCGGGTGAAAACATAAACTTTGATTCTAATGGGATTATCTTAGGAAGTATCGGTCATCTTGTTGGAGAGGAAAATATCTTTCTCTCTACGCCAGGAGACTATATGGTTACCTTTTCTGTAACAGGAGCGGACGTTAATCAATTTGCTCTTTTTTTAGACGATACCCTTGTCCCTGGCACCATTTATGGCTCTGGAGATACTGATCAGCAAAATACTGGTCAGGTCATCATTTCCATTTCCAATCCCAATCCTTCTGTTTTGAACCTTCGTAATCATACATCGGAAACCAGGGTTGCTCTGCAGTCTGCACAAGGAGGAAGTGAGACCAATGTGACCGCTGCAATCTATATACAAAGATTGAATGAAAGAACCAGTATTAATGTAAGCACATCTTTAGAACTTTTAGCAGCACTGCAGGATCCGGATATCAGTATAATTAACCTGGAACCGGGCTCCTATGATTTAAGTGGTGATTCTGCCGTGATGAGAACAACAGCGGTCCTTCTTCAATCAATCGCTCCCGGAGCGGAGATTCACTTTGCCGTGGATCAAGATTTAACTTTTATTACCATCGGAAGCAATGTTACTCTTAATGTTAATACGATTTATAATGCAACACAGTTAATGTTCTTTCCAACTATTGACGATGCCCTGGCAGCCGCTGATCCCTTTGATGAAATTCTATTATTTCCCGAAACGTATATTCAGGCGACACAAATACAAATCACTCAGCCACTAACCCTGCGCGGCTTTTCTGCTAGCAGTACCATCATTGAATTTGACTCTTCTCTTGTTGTCAGTTTGAGAATTGCTTCCGATAATGTGACCATCGAGAATCTTCATTTAATTGGTCCTACCATGCCGGCAGGTGATAACTGGCTTTTTGAAATTGCATTAAAAGCATTCCCTTCTGATTTTTACGATAACATTACCATCAGCAGCTGTATTGTTGAAGGAGGACGGAGAAACGCCTTTATATATGTTTCAAACCTGTCAATTGTGGGCTGTACATTTATACACACCGGTAACCGAAATTCATTGAATATAGTTGCAACGCAGGGATATACCTTGATTGCCCGCAATACATTTCAAGGTGGTGCCAGCAGTTTGGCATCCATCACTTATGAAACAGGCGGCAATGAAATAACCAGCGGCACCATTATTATTCGCGATAACATTATGAACCGACATTCGCAATTTGTTTTGTTTAACACAGCGCTTTGGGGAGATATTGACCAGCTACTGGTCAAAGGCAATCAAATTGATCATCAAGATCGCAGCGGTAGTTCTGTCATCTTTCTACCTTTCGCAGACTTTAATCAATTTGACACAATCTTCATTGAAAATAATGGCATCGTTAATCCCAACATTAATCGTTTGGCTGTTCTTTTGGATTATCGGTTTGGAGCACCCACCGGGGTCCCCAATTTTGAACAAATCAAAGTTTTTTTAAATTCCTTTAATATTGCAGAACCGTGGGGAGGCCCTGGGTTTACGGTAGACCCCAATTATCCCATAGGTTTTAGCGATGTTGGTGCACCTCCTGGATTGACTCTGGATGTATTTGAAGTGGTTGGTAATACGGTAATTTTTTAG
- a CDS encoding EscU/YscU/HrcU family type III secretion system export apparatus switch protein, translated as MEKKKLKKAVALTYIKDKPSAPVITAIGKGHMAEKIIELAKQHKVPLEKNPFLAESLSKLNVGEEIPPDLYEAVAQLLAFVMHLDDLMGKQE; from the coding sequence TTGGAGAAAAAAAAGTTAAAAAAAGCTGTAGCTCTTACGTACATTAAAGATAAACCTTCAGCTCCGGTAATAACTGCTATTGGGAAAGGACATATGGCTGAAAAAATAATAGAACTGGCCAAGCAGCACAAGGTGCCTTTAGAAAAAAATCCATTCCTGGCTGAAAGCCTTTCCAAACTAAATGTTGGAGAAGAAATACCCCCTGACCTTTATGAAGCCGTCGCTCAACTTCTAGCATTTGTAATGCACCTGGATGATTTAATGGGGAAACAAGAATAG
- a CDS encoding VOC family protein produces MKYVCTLIVVKNIEQSKKFYRDLLEQEVIEDLGANVTLTGGFSLQEAESWQGFINKEENEVSYGNNDAELYFEEDDIDNFMTKLNSVEVEYVHPLKEHSWGQRVVRFYDLDKHIIEVGENMPVVVKRFIDSGLTVEQTAERMDVPVDYVKSLLCRR; encoded by the coding sequence ATGAAATATGTGTGTACATTGATTGTGGTGAAGAATATAGAGCAATCAAAGAAGTTTTATCGTGATTTATTAGAACAGGAGGTCATCGAAGATTTAGGCGCTAATGTTACATTGACTGGAGGCTTTTCATTACAGGAAGCTGAAAGCTGGCAAGGGTTTATAAATAAGGAAGAGAACGAAGTTTCATATGGAAACAATGATGCGGAATTGTATTTTGAAGAAGATGACATAGACAATTTTATGACTAAGTTGAACAGCGTTGAAGTTGAATATGTTCATCCTCTTAAAGAACATTCGTGGGGTCAGCGCGTCGTGCGCTTCTATGACTTAGATAAACACATTATTGAAGTTGGAGAAAACATGCCAGTTGTTGTTAAAAGATTTATTGATAGTGGACTGACAGTTGAACAAACTGCCGAACGTATGGATGTTCCTGTAGATTATGTGAAATCATTATTGTGTAGAAGATGA